CGCGTGGCGGTCGCAAATCGTCTTGATATAATTCTGGAGCGCATTGCGACCGAGGTCAGTGTTGGTAAACGGATAATCACTGTCCCCGAGTCCTTTCGTTCGCAGGAAGTCTTCCATCTTCGCCCAGCAGTCGTCCAGATCAATCCTTTTCCCGTTTTCCGTAGGCTCGTGACCAAGCACGAGGTCCGTGATGAGCTCCTCGAGGCCGACAACGCCCTGAAGCAGCCGCGTCCATGCCCATGGGCCGTTACGACTCTTTTCGTCCTCGCCACCGTCCTGTTCCTTAACCTTCCTTCGCGTCGTCGTAGCCCCTTCCCCTGGCTGAGCGATACGGTAGTACTCTTGGAGGGCGAAATAGCCGTGAATCGAGCCGGGTCCGGCGGGTGTGATGCATCGCTTTACCAGACGAAGCACCTCATTCTTGGACAGCAGATGTTTTTCTTTAATTTCCGAGAATTCGGCCCCCCTACGGTATGCAACGATCCCCTCTTTCTTCGCGCGGAATTTTTTGCGGTCGTCGTCTGACATGTTGGACTCTTCCGGGGTCGGCCATTCGGCAAAGCGGTGCTCCGGCGGAATCAGCCGCCGCCGCGATCTCGCGGTGCCGAATGATTTTGCGGTATCGAGCGTCGTCTCATCCAGACCGTGCCCGTCGGCAGATGGATTGTGAGCGCCAGGTATCGCACCGTCGCCCGACGAATTCTTCGACCGCTTAAGGGCCGAGAACTTGCTCGCGCTACTGCCTGTAATGTTGGCCATTACCGTTTCAAGAGACAGTAATCGCGTCAGGTCGGTCACCAATGTGCCCTCGGCTACGAGGGATGCCAGAGCACCTCTTAATAGGCCAGGATCAATACCGGGAATATCGAATATCTGCCGGATAGTGCCTTGGCTCCCCGGACCGATTCGATCCAGGATCGCGAGTCTCGCTGCCGGCGATGTGTAGTCAAGCGTTGCAGTAAGCCAGGTCGACAGCGACAAACAATTGTCGAATTCGATCTGCCGCGCCACGACGTCGCGACCAGTGACCAGGCGCACCCCAAGCGGAATTCGCTTCAACATCGACTTTTTTGACGTCCCCGGCTCCCTTCTGCAGCAAACAAGTTCCTGTCTGCCATCTGCATAGCGGGCTATCAGATCGGGCTTAAAACCATCCGCTTCCTGATCTGCATCGGGAGTCTGTGGCGGCGCGGCGCCGTACCAGACGACTTGCGGATCCATTTCAAAAAAAATTGAGCAAGCAAAAACAACATCTGTCTCCGCCACCATCAGATGGTTTATTTTATTGGAGTGGAAAATCCAATAATTGGCCCGGGGGTCAGCGCGATGCTCGATTAGCCGAGCCGCGCTTTCCCCTGCCTTCGAAAATCCGGGGGACATGCTAAAAAGACGAGGCATGAAAAATCATCTCCTTGCACACGCCCGCGTCGGAAAAAGAATCCTCTTGACTTTCCCCGTGAATGGTAGAGAATCAAAGTGACGCGGGTGGCCAGGATCACCGCAAAGATCGCCTGGCCCCAGTTAGTAGTGGATTGCACGGTAGTTGCGTACTCGATAGCACCTCTCAAGAAAGCCGACCCGCCAGTCGGCTTTTTTATTTTCAGATTTCATATTATTAGGCGAAAGCAAATAATTTTACAATATCAAATTTCCCAAATTCCCCATAAAATTGTATGTGAGAAAGGGAAATGATCAGACCATTCCATGATTTTATCTTTACGTGTTATGCATTGAAAATTAAACTAAATGTATTTTAACGATCCGAGACCGCCTTCTGAAGGTCGTCGTGAATAGGGTGTAGAATATTGTTTGCTGATAGAATGGAATTGATTTATTGTATTTTCAGGCTGACCGGAATGCAGCGCCGCCTCATTGAATTTGTTTACTACTTGTAATTCTTCCCGAAGGACGCGGCGAAGTGGGTCGCTGCCCGACACTTCCGGCCCCCATCGCTGACGAAGGCCCGCATGCGGTAGGTGGCGTACGAGAAACTGGACAGCGAATCCGGGGGCGCGGGTAAGTTACCGTGCTGATGATAACGACCGCCATTAAGGTACGTCCAATACGGTGGGAAAACTTGTGGAGCATTTCCGGGTGCCAAGTGCAAGCGATGTGGATCGGGGCAGTCCTGCAAGTATGCATTCAACAAGCCTGATGTTCGGAAGGTCGTCCATTACTATCGTAGGTGACCAGTGACTGACAACCCCTCCGATCGCGACGACAACACATCGCCTCAAGAGGACAGGCAACTGACCTACGAAGACGTGATGCAAGACTACCAGTCCAGGTGGGGAGGACGGTTGCCCAGCAATCCTCGCGAAATTGCCCGATATCTTCGGGAGCACGGGAATGTCCTACCTGTTGCAACATTGAAACTCAGGTTGGCTGCCATCAGCCTGTGGCATCAGACTCACCAGTTTCCCGATCCGGCAAGGTCCGCGCACGTAAAAAGCGTGCTTAAAGAGATAGAGCACATGCAACAGACAGTGCGCGGACAGGCCCGACCGTTGCACGTCGAACAGTTGGAAATGGTCGACTCGTGGCTGGGTCAGCAAATCGCAAGGGAGAGTGGCTCGAGCAAACTCCCACATCTGAGAAACCGAGCATTGGTGCTAGTCGGTTTCTGGCGGGGATTCCGGTCCGACGAACTCACCCGCCTGAAAGTCGAAAAGGTGACGGTGGATAGTGGACGCAGCATCACTATCTACATTCCTCGTGTGGACTGCGATTCCGCCAATAGTAGTGATATGACGTTCCGGACCGCTGCGCTCGCAAAGCTCTGTCCCGTGGCCGCTTACGAAGCCTGGATTGCCGCATCCGGGCTAACCAGCGGCCCTGCTTTTCGCAGCATCGACCGGTGGGGAACGATCAAGGATAACGCTCTCGCTAGCGGAAGCATCACTCCACTATTGCGCGGGATATTAAGATCGTCAGGTGTAGCGGATGCGGATGCCTATAGTAGTCATTCGTTGCGCCAGGGCTTCGCGATCTGGGCTCGATCGAACGCGTGGGACGAGAAGATGCTCGCGGAATACGTCGGGTGGAAAGACCGTCAGTCAGCAAGGCGTTATCTCGACACGCTAGACCCGGTTCGAGTGTTTCGTGCCTGACGCGTATTGCAAAATCGCATCTTTGCGCATTTCTCCCGTGGGCACTGACTTCGCAAGAGTCCTCGTCCTGTCAGTCGGCCATATGCCAGTCTCGCCAGTAATGCGAGAGCGGGCCGGAGTCAACTGCTCGGCTACCGATCTGCAGGCAGCTTAGCTACGTATTTGAGTCTGCTTTTCGCTTCCCGATCAGACCGACGAGATCCTGTTCGCGAAAATGACTGGCGGTTCCATGATCGCATCACGAGCACATACTTTCTCTCGCACTGGAGCAACTGTGCCAGCACTTCACCGCGATCGCGTATGTTCATAATTGACTTCACCTCCCGGAAATGCTCACCGTCCACATACTTGAGCACGGCGCCCACATCCGGGTCGGCAAGCAAACCGCGCAACGCGCACCAGCCGGCGACCAATGCGGCCGAGGATGTCTCGAGCCGATTGCTTTTTCCGTCTTGCCTTGGGAGACAACGCTTGACCGCCATCGCGAATGGACTTGCCCGCATATCATTAAAGCAGCGCGTCGACTCTATTGCGTTCTTGGTAGTAAAAGCGTGTGGATTTCACGCTTACACTGCATCCGCACATCTTGGC
Above is a genomic segment from Paraburkholderia phenazinium containing:
- a CDS encoding tyrosine-type recombinase/integrase; its protein translation is MTDNPSDRDDNTSPQEDRQLTYEDVMQDYQSRWGGRLPSNPREIARYLREHGNVLPVATLKLRLAAISLWHQTHQFPDPARSAHVKSVLKEIEHMQQTVRGQARPLHVEQLEMVDSWLGQQIARESGSSKLPHLRNRALVLVGFWRGFRSDELTRLKVEKVTVDSGRSITIYIPRVDCDSANSSDMTFRTAALAKLCPVAAYEAWIAASGLTSGPAFRSIDRWGTIKDNALASGSITPLLRGILRSSGVADADAYSSHSLRQGFAIWARSNAWDEKMLAEYVGWKDRQSARRYLDTLDPVRVFRA